From Odontesthes bonariensis isolate fOdoBon6 chromosome 21, fOdoBon6.hap1, whole genome shotgun sequence, a single genomic window includes:
- the trappc5 gene encoding trafficking protein particle complex subunit 5, with protein MDTRFTRGKSTILERPLTRPKTEVSLSAFALLFSEMVQYCQSRVYSVSELQTRLADMGQSVGASMLDVLVLREKNGKRETKLLNMLLFIKVNVWKSLFGKEADKLEQANDDDKTYYIIEKDPLINAYISVPKENSSLNCAAFTAGIVEAVLTHSGFPAKVTAHWHKGTTLMIKFNESVIARDKALDGR; from the exons ATGGACACGCGGTTCACTCGAGGGAAATCCACCATCTTGGAGCGACCCCTGACCCGACCCAAGACCGAAGTGAGTCTGAGCGCCTTCGCCCTCCTCTTCTCGGAGATGGTGCAGTACTGCCAGAGCCGCGTGTACTCTGTGTCCGAGCTGCAGACGCGCCTGGCGGACATGGGTCAGAGCGTGGGAGCCAGCATGCTGGACGTGCTGGTGCTGAGGGAGAAGAACGGCAAGAGGGAGACCAAACTGCTCAACATGCTGCTCTTCATCAAG GTGAACGTGTGGAAGTCCCTGTTTGGTAAGGAGGCTGACAAGCTGGAGCAGGCCAACGACGACGACAAGACGTACTACATCATAGAGAAAGATCCGCTGATCAACGCGTACATCTCCGTCCCCAAGGAGAACAGCAGCTTGAACTGCGCCGCCTTCACCGCCGGCATCGTGGAGGCCGTCCTCACACACAGCGGCTTCCCCGCTAAGGTCACCGCTCACTGGCACAAAGGCACCACGCTGATGATAAAGTTTAACGAGTCGGTCATAGCCAGAGACAAGGCTTTGGATGGCCGGTAA
- the pglyrp6 gene encoding peptidoglycan recognition protein 6, which yields MGKGHWKPTLVILVLLVSTCAEASFSCHMEDFIKAVKQVEDEDPGSEPVAVLKRLRRAAGLNDAFIKYFLADANSGGPELDANLTDYIRKAAHHRVLEDAIEGGVVLTPDGTTVALGPLLLGIEAGLLSKSQERVRGLYQLTLAKDLSLSLRQRSPDTQRLGPDGCWDSLTSPQVFTLSGRPSPLTTAQVNGGMDGVVLGMEVSDESRRPLKLSSLLTEYYCHQLGSKGLDDAPRLISRRRRENFRGMAAPPVLARQVVRSMELQQRLAGRSKMEVKKKKKKQLMAAMKEEMKEFVHVYMDCPPIIPRCVWGAEPYRGTPTNLSLPLSFMFIHHTHTPSQPCLTLQQCSADMRSMQRFHQEDRGWDDIGYSFVAGGDGNIYEGRGWHWQGAHTLGQNAKGYGVSFIGDYVARLPSEHSMGLVRDQLASCAVGGGRLVPSFVLHGHRQVVSTTCPGDALYEEIKSWEHFKEVRN from the exons ATGGGTAAAGGCCACTGGAAACCAACCCTGGTCATTCTGGTGCTGTTGGTCAGCACATGTGCAGAAG CCTCGTTTTCCTGCCACATGGAGGACTTCATTAAGGCGGTAAAGCAGGTGGAAGATGAGGACCCTGGGTCAGAGCCAGTAGCTGTGTTGAAGAGGCTGCGCAGGGCAGCTGGCCTTAATGATGCATTCATTAAGTACTTCCTGGCAGACGCCAACTCCGGTGGTCCTGAACTGGATGCTAACCTTACAGATTACATTAGAAAGGCTGCGCATCACAGAGTGCTGGAAGATGCCATAGAAGGAGGTGTGGTTCTGACCCCTGATGGTACCACTGTTGCCCTCGGACCGCTCCTCCTGGGCATCGAGGCCGGTCTCCTCTCCAAGAGTCAAGAGCGTGTTCGAGGCCTCTACCAACTCACTCTGGCCAAAGATCTCAGTCTTTCTTTAAGGCAGAGGTCTCCGGACACACAGCGTCTCGGACCCGACGGCTGCTGGGACAGCTTAACCTCTCCTCAAGTCTTCACCCTCTCAGGCAGACCATCCCCGCTCACCACGGCTCAGGTCAATGGAGGCATGGATGGCGTGGTGCTGGGGATGGAGGTTTCTGACGAATCCAGGCGTCCTCTTAAGCTCAGCAGTCTGCTGACGGAGTATTACTGCCACCAGCTGGGGAGCAAAGGACTGGATGATGCCCCGCGCCTCATCAGCCGACGTCGCAGGGAGAACTTCAGAGGGATGGCCGCCCCCCCGGTGCTGGCAAGGCAGGTGGTGAGGTCgatggagctgcagcagagactGGCAGGACGCTCAAagatggaggtgaagaagaagaagaagaagcagctgaTGGCTGCGATGAAGGAGGAAATGAAAGAGTTCGTCCATGTGTACATGG ATTGTCCACCTATCATCCCTCGGTGTGTGTGGGGTGCAGAGCCGTACAGGGGGACGCCCACCAACCTGTCTCTACCGCTGTCCTTCATGTTCATCcaccacacgcacacacccagCCAGCCCTGTCTGACCCTCCAGCAATGCTCTGCAGACATGCGCTCCATGCAGCGCTTCCACCAAGAAGACAGAGGCTGGGATGACATTGGATACAG CTTTGTCGCTGGTGGTGACGGAAACATCTATGAGGGCAGAGGGTGGCACTGGCAAGGAGCCCACACCCTGGGACAAAACGCCAAAGGCTACGGCGTCTCCTTCATAGGGGACTATGTCGCCCGTCTGCCATCTGAGCACTCCATGGGGCTGGTGAGGGATCAGTTGGCATCCTGCGCAGTAGGTGGTGGGCGACTGGTGCCGTCCTTCGTGCTGCACGGGCACAGACAGGTGGTGAGCACCACTTGTCCCGGAGACGCCCTCTACGAGGAGATCAAAAGCTGGGAACACTTTAAG GAGGTCAGAAATTGA